In the Candidatus Rhodoblastus alkanivorans genome, one interval contains:
- a CDS encoding NAD(P)/FAD-dependent oxidoreductase, with protein MTNAEERLEHGHRVVIVGGGAGGLELATRLGDKYGRKGVLDVTLIDRSRTHVWKPKLHEIAAGSMDMSEHEVNYLAHSHWHGFHYRIGEMIGLDREKREVHVAPYVDSEGREVTPKRSFGYDTLVIAIGSQSNDFGTPGVKEFAMKLEEQADATRFHERMVNACIRAHAQQTPLRPEQLKVAIIGAGATGVELAAELHRTTREVVAYGLDRVDPDKDIKVTVVEAADRILTSLPMRLSTAAEDLLTRLGVQVLTGAKVARVLRDGVELVDGRVIPAELVVWAAGIKAPDFLKDIGGLETNRINQLVVKATLQTTRDENIFAFGDCAACPWIGHDGVVPPRAQAAHQQASHLYAQFRRRLVGKPLQDYRYRDFGSLVSLGEFSTVGSLMGGLIGGSMMVEGFFARMMYMSLYKMHELALHGMAKMTLDTIARIITRRTEPVVKLH; from the coding sequence ATGACCAACGCGGAAGAGCGTTTGGAGCACGGCCATCGCGTCGTCATCGTCGGTGGAGGCGCAGGCGGTCTGGAGCTTGCGACAAGGCTCGGCGACAAATACGGCCGCAAAGGCGTGCTTGACGTCACGCTGATCGATCGAAGCCGCACACATGTCTGGAAGCCGAAGCTTCACGAGATCGCGGCGGGAAGCATGGACATGTCGGAGCATGAGGTGAACTATCTCGCCCACTCGCATTGGCATGGATTCCACTACCGCATCGGCGAGATGATCGGCCTCGACCGCGAGAAGCGCGAGGTCCATGTGGCGCCTTACGTGGATTCCGAGGGCAGAGAGGTCACGCCGAAGCGCTCGTTCGGCTATGACACGCTGGTGATCGCAATCGGCAGCCAAAGCAATGATTTCGGCACGCCGGGCGTGAAGGAATTCGCGATGAAGCTGGAAGAACAGGCCGACGCGACCCGGTTCCACGAGCGCATGGTGAACGCCTGCATTCGCGCGCACGCCCAGCAGACGCCATTACGGCCGGAGCAGCTCAAGGTTGCGATCATCGGCGCGGGAGCGACCGGTGTCGAACTGGCGGCGGAGCTGCATCGAACGACGCGCGAGGTCGTCGCCTACGGCCTCGATCGGGTGGACCCGGACAAGGACATCAAAGTCACCGTCGTCGAGGCGGCCGACCGCATTCTCACATCGCTTCCGATGCGGCTCTCGACCGCGGCCGAAGATTTACTGACGCGCCTGGGCGTCCAGGTATTGACCGGCGCCAAGGTCGCACGCGTGCTGCGCGACGGCGTCGAACTGGTGGATGGGCGCGTCATCCCCGCTGAGCTGGTGGTCTGGGCGGCGGGCATCAAGGCGCCGGATTTTCTGAAAGACATTGGCGGACTCGAAACCAACCGCATCAACCAGCTCGTGGTCAAAGCGACGCTGCAGACGACGCGGGACGAGAATATTTTCGCCTTCGGCGACTGCGCCGCCTGTCCCTGGATCGGGCACGACGGCGTCGTGCCGCCGCGCGCCCAGGCGGCGCACCAGCAGGCTTCGCATCTCTATGCCCAGTTTCGGCGACGCCTGGTCGGCAAGCCGTTGCAGGACTATCGTTACCGCGACTTCGGCTCGCTCGTTTCTCTCGGCGAGTTCAGTACGGTCGGCAGTTTGATGGGCGGCCTGATCGGCGGCAGCATGATGGTTGAAGGCTTTTTCGCGCGCATGATGTATATGTCGCTTTACAAGATGCACGAGCTGGCCCTTCACGGCATGGCCAAGATGACGCTCGACACGATCGCACGCATCATCACGCGGCGCACCGAGCCGGTCGTCAAGCTTCACTGA
- a CDS encoding oligosaccharide flippase family protein codes for MRHRLMKWLSWSGMDAIGRLAMLTASTAVLSRCLSPHDFGVSALALTVVTVASVLVGAPFEEALAQRKVLRLAHLRAALSASWLASLACVLLAIPLGFVLARAYHEPQFVWLLPVGMISAFFSGHADIVTGLIRRQRRFADLAKATLFGNAIGIAASVALALAGAGVWALIAQRLLVAAARAVLLQAGANVLILPSRSLGALRDLARYGGVSLADRLIDNLTYLVFNYAVGGLYGLNVLGYVNMAMRLVEPLRSAIGATGHNLAFSFLTRLQEDPERLSARARTIVSHAALAIAPVFVGLAAVTPILLPLIAGPGWDEAVVIGACLALGTAICLPARLVITALCARGRPEYSLVANIAAFGLTMAVLVFAAGFGPVSVGLSRIAGDMAQAAVAIVAAPRLLGWSRRERFFALAPAWALAALMGLVVTRLAPVLPHFNRPASLAVLIGAGVAVYAVFLALFARQKLAGLTGILALRARPAQS; via the coding sequence ATGCGTCATCGTCTCATGAAATGGCTGAGCTGGTCCGGCATGGACGCCATCGGGCGCCTCGCCATGCTCACCGCGAGCACGGCGGTCTTGTCGCGCTGCCTTAGCCCCCATGATTTCGGCGTCTCCGCGCTGGCGCTTACCGTCGTCACCGTCGCCAGCGTGCTGGTCGGCGCGCCTTTCGAGGAGGCTTTGGCCCAGCGCAAGGTTCTCCGCCTCGCCCATCTGCGCGCCGCGCTTTCGGCGAGCTGGCTGGCGAGCCTCGCCTGCGTCCTGCTCGCCATTCCCCTCGGCTTCGTCCTCGCCCGCGCCTATCACGAGCCGCAATTCGTCTGGCTGCTGCCGGTCGGCATGATTTCCGCCTTTTTCTCCGGCCATGCCGATATCGTCACCGGATTGATCCGCCGCCAGCGCCGTTTCGCCGATCTCGCCAAGGCGACTTTGTTCGGCAACGCCATCGGCATAGCCGCCTCGGTCGCGCTCGCGCTCGCCGGCGCCGGCGTCTGGGCGCTGATCGCCCAGCGCCTTCTCGTCGCGGCCGCCCGGGCGGTCCTGCTGCAGGCGGGCGCCAATGTGCTCATCCTGCCGAGCCGCTCGCTCGGCGCCCTGCGCGACCTCGCGCGCTATGGCGGCGTGTCGCTCGCGGACCGGCTGATCGACAATCTGACCTATCTCGTCTTCAACTATGCCGTCGGCGGGCTCTATGGCCTCAATGTGCTGGGCTATGTGAACATGGCGATGCGGCTGGTCGAGCCCTTGCGCTCGGCGATCGGCGCCACCGGCCACAATCTCGCCTTTTCCTTCCTTACGCGCCTGCAGGAAGACCCCGAACGGCTGAGCGCCCGCGCTCGGACCATCGTCTCCCACGCCGCGCTCGCCATCGCCCCGGTTTTCGTCGGCCTTGCCGCAGTGACTCCCATTCTGCTGCCGCTGATCGCCGGCCCCGGCTGGGACGAGGCCGTGGTCATCGGCGCGTGCCTCGCGCTCGGCACGGCGATCTGCCTGCCGGCTCGGCTCGTCATTACCGCCCTGTGCGCGCGCGGGCGGCCGGAATATAGCCTGGTCGCCAATATCGCCGCCTTCGGCCTCACCATGGCGGTGCTGGTCTTCGCCGCCGGCTTCGGCCCGGTCAGCGTCGGCCTGTCGCGCATCGCCGGCGACATGGCCCAGGCGGCGGTGGCCATCGTCGCGGCGCCCCGCCTGCTCGGCTGGTCGCGGCGCGAACGTTTTTTCGCCTTGGCGCCGGCCTGGGCTCTGGCCGCCTTGATGGGATTGGTGGTGACGCGGCTGGCGCCGGTCCTGCCGCATTTCAACCGGCCGGCGTCGCTGGCCGTGCTGATCGGCGCCGGCGTCGCGGTCTATGCCGTGTTCCTCGCCCTCTTCGCCCGTCAAAAGCTCGCCGGCCTGACCGGCATACTCGCCCTGCGCGCGCGACCGGCGCAAAGCTAG
- a CDS encoding PHA/PHB synthase family protein, producing the protein MTETKTPRNKSDETACETSPFAFDVPGGPLSPAALGPAVADVLSHAATAPGYAAEVAKAAARQSLYALEAGGRPQADKEDHRFADPAWGVAPFNFFASNFLLIEDWLNSAILSTPGVSPRHARLAAFAARQWLDAFSPSNLPWTNPEVLRATFKEGGLNFVRGYQHWLEDLRHEFDPKTAAAAEEFVVGRDVAATPGKVVLRNELIELIQYAPQTPQTRPEPLLIVPAWIMKYYILDLSPHNSLIRYLVGRGFTVFCISWRNPGPEMAETSFDDYRRLGVMAALDAVSAIGGAEKIHALGYCLGGTLLSVAAAAMARDGDDRLATLCLLAAQTDFTKAGELQIFVDETQLDQLDRIMARQGYLDASQMAGAFSMLRARDLIWSRMVKSYLLGEKAHTNDLMAWNADATRMPCRMHSTYLRALFLHNDLAEGRFEAGGKPVRLDDIHAPVFAVGTEGDHVAPWRSVYKIRRFVSGDVVFLLAAGGHNGGIVSEPGHRKRSYRLLDLGPRRSAPAPRDYLARASVHPGSWWPTFADWLDAHSGAFGPPPPMGAALCDAPGTYVHQR; encoded by the coding sequence ATGACCGAAACGAAAACGCCGCGGAACAAATCAGACGAAACGGCGTGCGAAACGAGCCCCTTCGCCTTTGACGTTCCGGGCGGTCCGCTGTCGCCGGCCGCGCTCGGCCCCGCCGTCGCCGATGTGTTGAGCCACGCCGCGACAGCGCCCGGCTATGCCGCCGAGGTCGCGAAAGCGGCGGCGCGCCAGAGCCTGTATGCGCTCGAAGCCGGGGGCCGGCCACAGGCCGACAAGGAAGACCATCGCTTCGCCGATCCGGCCTGGGGCGTCGCGCCGTTCAATTTCTTCGCCAGCAATTTTCTTCTCATCGAGGATTGGCTCAATTCCGCCATTCTCAGCACGCCGGGGGTCTCCCCGCGCCACGCCAGGCTCGCCGCTTTCGCCGCTCGGCAATGGCTCGACGCGTTCTCGCCCTCAAACCTCCCCTGGACCAATCCCGAAGTCTTGCGCGCGACTTTCAAGGAGGGCGGGCTCAATTTCGTGCGCGGCTACCAGCATTGGCTGGAGGACCTGCGCCACGAGTTCGACCCCAAGACCGCCGCCGCGGCGGAGGAATTCGTGGTCGGGCGCGACGTCGCGGCGACGCCGGGCAAGGTCGTTCTGCGCAACGAATTGATCGAGTTGATCCAATATGCGCCGCAGACGCCGCAGACGCGTCCAGAGCCGCTGCTGATCGTCCCGGCCTGGATCATGAAATATTACATTCTCGACCTCTCGCCGCACAATTCCCTCATCCGCTATCTGGTCGGGCGCGGTTTCACCGTTTTCTGCATTTCCTGGCGCAATCCAGGGCCGGAAATGGCGGAGACTTCGTTCGACGATTATCGCCGGCTCGGCGTGATGGCGGCGCTCGACGCGGTTTCGGCGATCGGCGGCGCGGAGAAGATCCATGCGCTCGGCTATTGTCTCGGCGGCACCCTGCTGTCGGTCGCCGCCGCGGCCATGGCGCGCGACGGCGACGACAGGCTCGCGACCCTCTGCCTCCTGGCGGCCCAGACCGATTTCACAAAGGCCGGCGAACTCCAGATCTTCGTGGACGAGACGCAGCTCGACCAGCTCGACCGCATCATGGCCCGGCAGGGCTATCTCGACGCCAGCCAGATGGCCGGCGCTTTCAGCATGTTGCGCGCCCGCGACCTGATCTGGTCACGTATGGTCAAGAGCTATTTGCTCGGGGAAAAGGCCCACACCAACGATCTGATGGCCTGGAACGCCGACGCCACCCGCATGCCCTGTCGCATGCACTCGACCTATTTACGCGCGCTGTTCCTGCACAATGATCTGGCCGAAGGCCGTTTCGAGGCCGGCGGCAAGCCGGTGCGCCTCGACGACATCCACGCGCCGGTCTTCGCGGTCGGAACCGAGGGCGATCATGTCGCGCCCTGGCGCTCGGTCTACAAGATCCGTCGGTTCGTTTCGGGCGACGTCGTCTTCCTGCTGGCGGCGGGCGGACATAATGGCGGCATCGTGAGCGAGCCTGGCCATCGCAAAAGGTCCTACCGCCTGCTCGATCTCGGGCCGCGGCGGAGCGCGCCGGCGCCGCGGGATTATCTCGCCAGGGCGAGCGTTCATCCCGGCTCGTGGTGGCCCACTTTCGCCGATTGGCTCGACGCCCATTCGGGCGCGTTCGGTCCGCCGCCGCCCATGGGCGCCGCTTTGTGCGACGCCCCGGGAACGTATGTCCACCAACGCTGA
- a CDS encoding exopolysaccharide transport family protein: MTVSHATASGVSGAPSMTPETIEPELAESGNPWRDAAVLLGRRAGKHFRTIVAAGLICGALAGMAKLILPTTYKASAQILIDPQEFRSFDADQAPSALDANAAINYVESQMGVIGSERVLLRVIHQLGLAGAPPLQPDAETPPESPEARRARELAETKTLLVLQREIAITRAERSFLVTITAAAKSPERASELANAVVKAYGDVNAIDRMASARRLAADLNMRVEDLRRQLGDSESKLLNFRVAHNLVGMNDKAISQRRIAETTDALTAAENREAQARARLKQLEASPRDVGAVASFGPDPESRQLQLLIESRAAARNELEQLQGTLGDLYPSVVAGKARLRELDRRIAQSLAGLRRSTKAQLGEAQSQVAALSKQLDGLSAETTRAREFEPRIQEMESDIEAKRKSLAMFQTRWREADDMSRREAPNFRIISPARAPSAKNKAVSMALWTVAGGVVGAALAFGALAFATIFEAPGAAPAADDEDGEQARDVFDEEGGKEDAAREALAPSSQPLECLGDLPVIAPAAGPPGDGAAFLSEARKRPHSPFSETARAIYRRLREENDRRRDPEDERPLVVLVAATWPQAGASTLAANLARVAAAEGDRALVIDAHSAHPAQDQAVSPNAPKTLIKLAGRIRPLVRLAPFSQSLSLIPAWADEERICAEIAEDSLYRPVAGINDHFDFVVLDGPDASDEEGLRALVPAADQILLVVSREPGDEADAPRLLARLGSRPGSFAAYVRAAPGISAESAAA; this comes from the coding sequence ATGACCGTTTCGCATGCCACGGCCTCGGGAGTGTCCGGCGCGCCCTCCATGACGCCGGAGACGATCGAGCCTGAGCTGGCCGAGAGCGGCAATCCGTGGCGCGACGCCGCGGTCCTGCTCGGCCGGCGCGCCGGAAAACATTTCAGAACGATCGTCGCCGCCGGCCTCATCTGCGGCGCGCTCGCCGGCATGGCCAAGCTGATCCTGCCGACGACCTACAAGGCGAGCGCGCAAATCCTGATCGACCCGCAGGAATTCCGCTCCTTCGACGCCGATCAGGCGCCTTCCGCGCTCGACGCCAATGCGGCGATCAATTATGTCGAAAGCCAGATGGGGGTGATCGGCTCGGAGCGCGTGCTGCTCCGCGTCATTCACCAACTCGGCCTCGCCGGCGCGCCGCCGCTCCAGCCGGACGCCGAAACGCCGCCGGAAAGCCCCGAGGCGCGCCGTGCGCGCGAACTTGCCGAAACCAAGACCCTGCTCGTTCTCCAGAGGGAGATCGCGATCACCCGCGCCGAGCGCAGCTTCCTGGTCACGATCACGGCGGCCGCCAAAAGCCCCGAGCGCGCCTCGGAACTCGCCAACGCCGTGGTCAAGGCCTATGGCGACGTCAACGCCATCGACCGCATGGCGTCCGCCCGGCGCCTCGCCGCCGACCTCAACATGCGGGTCGAGGATTTGCGCCGCCAGCTCGGCGACTCGGAAAGCAAGCTCCTCAATTTCAGGGTCGCGCATAATCTTGTCGGCATGAATGACAAGGCGATCTCGCAGCGGCGGATCGCCGAGACCACGGATGCCCTCACCGCGGCGGAAAATCGCGAGGCCCAGGCCCGCGCCCGCCTCAAACAACTCGAAGCCTCTCCCCGCGACGTCGGCGCGGTCGCGTCCTTCGGCCCCGACCCCGAGTCGCGGCAATTGCAGCTCCTCATCGAAAGCCGCGCCGCCGCGCGCAACGAACTCGAACAATTGCAGGGCACGCTCGGCGACCTCTATCCATCGGTGGTCGCCGGCAAGGCGAGGTTGCGCGAATTGGACCGCCGCATCGCCCAATCGCTCGCCGGCTTGCGCCGCTCGACCAAGGCCCAGCTCGGCGAAGCCCAGAGCCAGGTCGCGGCGCTGTCGAAGCAGCTCGACGGCCTCTCCGCCGAAACCACCCGCGCCCGCGAATTCGAGCCCCGGATTCAGGAGATGGAATCGGACATCGAGGCCAAGCGCAAGTCGCTCGCCATGTTCCAGACGCGCTGGCGCGAAGCCGACGACATGAGCCGGCGCGAAGCCCCGAATTTCCGCATCATTTCGCCGGCCCGCGCGCCGAGCGCCAAGAACAAGGCCGTCAGCATGGCCTTGTGGACCGTCGCCGGCGGCGTCGTCGGCGCGGCCCTCGCCTTCGGCGCGCTGGCCTTCGCCACCATTTTCGAGGCGCCGGGCGCGGCGCCCGCCGCCGATGACGAAGACGGCGAACAGGCGCGCGACGTCTTTGACGAAGAAGGCGGGAAGGAAGACGCCGCCCGCGAGGCGCTTGCGCCTTCGAGCCAGCCGCTCGAATGTCTCGGCGACCTGCCAGTGATCGCGCCCGCCGCCGGGCCGCCAGGCGACGGCGCCGCTTTCCTCAGCGAGGCCCGCAAAAGGCCTCACTCACCCTTTTCGGAAACGGCGCGCGCAATCTACCGCCGCCTGCGCGAGGAAAACGACAGGCGCCGCGATCCCGAGGACGAGCGCCCGCTGGTCGTGCTGGTTGCCGCCACCTGGCCTCAGGCCGGCGCCTCGACGCTCGCCGCCAATCTGGCGCGGGTCGCGGCGGCGGAGGGCGATCGCGCTCTGGTGATCGACGCCCATTCCGCCCATCCGGCGCAGGATCAGGCTGTATCGCCCAACGCCCCGAAAACCCTGATCAAACTGGCCGGCCGCATCCGCCCGCTGGTCCGGCTCGCGCCCTTTTCGCAATCTCTGAGCCTCATTCCGGCCTGGGCCGACGAGGAGCGGATTTGCGCGGAGATCGCCGAAGACAGCCTTTACCGTCCGGTCGCCGGCATCAACGACCATTTCGATTTCGTCGTTCTTGACGGGCCGGACGCCAGCGACGAGGAAGGGCTTCGCGCGCTCGTCCCCGCCGCCGACCAGATTCTGCTGGTCGTCTCGCGCGAACCAGGCGACGAGGCCGACGCGCCACGCCTGCTCGCGCGGCTCGGGTCGCGGCCCGGCTCCTTCGCCGCATATGTCCGCGCAGCGCCGGGCATCAGCGCCGAATCCGCGGCGGCCTGA
- a CDS encoding glycoside hydrolase family 44 protein, giving the protein MSDGKISRRGMVAILSAGGVAAGGLRLAAGPSKAAPPADAGVAAVRIDDRAPGTAIDPFIYGSNEIGTMDGAEPSVEYDRLAGVTIRRLGGNLMTTYNWRDNAANSGKDYEHANNAGLLGFLGAPKADWGRPGEVVELFLANSGKVGAKSLLTLPLAGYVAADFNGAVPPGEAAPSPRFVAVDWSDKEDLSRGVNIPAFVKRLVAEHGGADAGGVRGYYLDNEPGLWPQTHPRIVKSPPTIKGLIEKSLRAAAVIKKIDPKAWVLGPASWGAPEFLNFQNAPDWGDYKSHGTFLAAYLAAFRAESERKGVRLLDLLDVHWYPQDRRGALYGSENPALAAEILDAPRSLDEPGFCEQSWVSDLLGCGSSSGLRLPLLPSLREIIAENFPGLGLSIGEYNYGGPGQLSTGLGVADALGRFGRSGVNVAAHWGALAGWVGEAFRLYRMKDADGQSFGAQSLPVESGAGPGLSLFAARGSNGLTDLVAINKTARPIIFDLRFASNRPAALRGTLGFDQIRRQCSFLDEPGDDSDLVLRLTTPEFSARRYVLNSR; this is encoded by the coding sequence TTGAGCGACGGCAAAATCTCGCGCCGGGGCATGGTCGCGATCTTGAGCGCCGGCGGCGTCGCGGCGGGCGGTTTGCGTCTCGCCGCCGGGCCGTCGAAGGCGGCGCCTCCCGCCGACGCCGGGGTTGCCGCCGTGCGCATCGACGACCGCGCGCCCGGAACGGCGATCGACCCCTTCATCTATGGCTCCAACGAGATCGGAACCATGGACGGCGCCGAGCCGAGCGTCGAATATGACCGCCTCGCCGGCGTGACCATCCGCCGATTGGGCGGCAATCTGATGACGACCTATAATTGGCGCGACAACGCCGCCAATTCCGGCAAGGATTACGAGCACGCCAATAATGCGGGCCTGCTCGGCTTTCTCGGCGCGCCGAAGGCGGACTGGGGCCGTCCCGGCGAGGTTGTCGAACTTTTCCTCGCCAATAGCGGGAAGGTCGGCGCGAAGAGCCTGCTGACCTTGCCGCTCGCGGGCTATGTCGCCGCCGATTTCAACGGCGCGGTGCCGCCGGGCGAGGCGGCGCCGTCGCCGCGTTTCGTCGCGGTCGATTGGTCGGACAAGGAAGATTTGTCGCGCGGCGTCAATATTCCGGCCTTCGTCAAGCGCCTCGTCGCGGAGCATGGCGGCGCGGATGCGGGCGGCGTGCGCGGCTATTATCTCGACAACGAGCCGGGGCTCTGGCCGCAGACTCATCCCCGTATCGTGAAAAGCCCGCCGACCATCAAAGGCCTGATCGAAAAATCCCTGCGCGCGGCCGCCGTGATCAAGAAGATCGATCCCAAGGCCTGGGTGCTCGGCCCGGCAAGCTGGGGCGCGCCCGAATTCCTCAATTTCCAGAACGCGCCCGACTGGGGCGACTACAAGTCCCACGGCACTTTCCTTGCCGCCTATCTCGCGGCCTTCCGCGCCGAATCCGAGCGCAAGGGCGTTCGCCTGCTCGATCTGCTCGACGTCCACTGGTATCCCCAGGACCGGCGCGGCGCGCTCTATGGCTCCGAAAATCCCGCGCTTGCCGCGGAAATCCTCGATGCGCCGCGCTCGCTCGACGAGCCGGGCTTTTGCGAACAGTCCTGGGTCAGCGACCTGCTCGGCTGCGGTTCTTCGTCAGGACTGCGCCTGCCGCTGCTGCCGAGCCTGCGCGAGATCATCGCCGAAAATTTCCCCGGCCTCGGCCTGTCGATCGGCGAATATAATTATGGCGGACCGGGCCAGCTCTCGACCGGCCTTGGGGTCGCAGACGCCCTCGGCCGCTTCGGGCGCTCGGGCGTGAATGTCGCGGCCCATTGGGGGGCGCTGGCGGGCTGGGTCGGAGAGGCCTTCCGGCTTTATCGCATGAAGGACGCCGACGGTCAGTCGTTTGGCGCGCAAAGCCTTCCGGTCGAGAGCGGCGCCGGCCCCGGGCTTTCGCTCTTCGCCGCGCGCGGCTCCAACGGCCTGACCGATCTGGTCGCGATCAACAAAACCGCGCGGCCGATCATTTTCGACCTGCGTTTCGCGTCGAACCGTCCCGCCGCCTTGCGCGGGACGCTGGGCTTCGACCAGATCCGGCGGCAATGCAGCTTCCTCGACGAACCGGGCGACGATTCAGACCTCGTCCTGCGGCTCACCACGCCGGAATTTTCCGCGCGCCGCTATGTCCTGAACTCGCGGTAA
- a CDS encoding glycosyltransferase family 2 protein, which produces MDRVSVVTPTYHRPEPLRRALLSLFSQTDLGDLAVEVIVVDNSAEADAHAAVEALAEEAPFPVIYVSEPRPGVANARNAGVAAARGRWVAFLDDDEEAAPLWLAALVEVARNTGADAVFGPIEACAEGGGDIGAFAPFFERRIRRPEGADITDLAAFLGTNNSMFDRAACLSAPVNFDPRLNEVGGEDSLLLQQLVKCGRRFHFAPRALVREWAPQRRLTWAYVKKRKFVSGQIRVFVQNMIHPGHYGVIALWMAVGVAQTLVFGAAALAAAPFGAELSQKMAARVHGGLGKIFWAPRFRPALYGRGLVS; this is translated from the coding sequence ATGGATCGCGTCAGCGTCGTCACCCCCACATATCATCGCCCGGAGCCCCTGCGTCGGGCGCTATTAAGCCTGTTCAGTCAGACGGACCTAGGCGATCTCGCGGTCGAAGTCATTGTCGTGGACAATTCGGCGGAGGCCGACGCCCACGCCGCCGTCGAGGCGCTCGCCGAGGAGGCGCCCTTTCCCGTGATCTATGTGAGCGAGCCGCGACCGGGCGTGGCCAACGCCCGCAACGCCGGGGTCGCGGCCGCGCGCGGGCGCTGGGTCGCTTTTCTCGACGACGACGAGGAGGCCGCCCCGCTCTGGCTCGCCGCTCTGGTCGAGGTCGCCCGCAACACCGGCGCCGACGCGGTGTTCGGGCCGATCGAGGCCTGCGCCGAGGGCGGGGGCGACATCGGCGCCTTCGCGCCCTTTTTCGAGCGCCGCATCCGCCGCCCCGAGGGCGCAGACATCACCGATCTCGCCGCCTTTCTCGGCACCAATAATTCCATGTTCGACCGCGCCGCCTGCCTGTCGGCTCCGGTCAATTTCGATCCGCGCCTCAACGAGGTCGGCGGCGAGGACAGCCTGCTGCTGCAACAATTGGTGAAATGCGGCCGGCGCTTTCATTTCGCGCCGCGCGCTTTGGTTCGCGAATGGGCCCCGCAACGGCGCCTGACCTGGGCCTATGTCAAAAAACGCAAATTCGTCAGCGGCCAGATCAGGGTCTTTGTCCAGAACATGATCCATCCGGGCCATTATGGCGTCATCGCCTTGTGGATGGCGGTCGGCGTCGCGCAAACCCTCGTCTTTGGCGCGGCGGCGCTGGCCGCGGCGCCTTTTGGCGCCGAACTGAGCCAGAAAATGGCGGCGCGCGTCCATGGCGGTCTCGGCAAGATCTTCTGGGCGCCGCGTTTCCGGCCGGCGCTTTACGGCCGGGGACTGGTGTCTTGA